The sequence GCATTCACAATTGGATGGAATTCCCACGGGTTCTCACCATGTAATGGTTTCAAAGCTTGCAGATTTTTTCTACTATAAAAAATTTTCCACTGTTTTGGAATTGCAgtctaaatttgaaatttacatGCCTAGTGAAGAAGCTGCATACAACTTGGCCTTCAAAGCAACAATTCCAACAGTGTCAGTACGTAAAGAATGTGGAAATAACCTTTGAGCATAGATGCTTTTTTCTAAAACAACCATCTCTCTTTCATATATCTAATGGATTCTCAGTACATCACACTTTCATTCTTCAGCCCCAAATAATCAAGAGATACAAAATGGCAACTTATTACCACTAATGAATTGGATCACCATGTTCCTAAACCACATTTGCATGAGACCATGATTATGAAACACCAACTAATCTAGCCAACCTTACATTAAGTGGTGCTTAGCAACCATACCTTGGCACGAATTGGAGGTTCATAGTCGTGTGGAGCATCCCTGAATTTAATCTCAGCCACAAACTTCCCGTAATGGATTCTTCTAGAGAGGGCCTGGAGCAAGTGGTTATAGTTTTCATAGTCAATACAAGCAATGGTCTAGCTGAAGGACCATCTGAATCTCAAATAGCTAAACATAGTTCGCTATATGGGCCATGGCATCCCAATTTACAAGCACCTTTACCTGTAAGCAGCTAAGATCACTGGCAGCAGTTGACGCATAGTCACCATCATCACCCGCAACAACAAACAAAGGAAGTAGTTGGTTTAGATACATATCCCATATAGCCTTGTTTATGTTAATAGAAGCACCTCCAGGATGCAAAACCTATAAAAGAAGCACCTTCAGGATTAGATAACCATATATAAAGTTGTTTTTAACTCCATGATTCACATTAAGACACTTAGCAAAGTTCAACTCAAGCAATTACCTGAGAATAGTTGTAGTTTGGAACCAATGAAGGTGGTAAATTATCTGGGAAGAAGGGATTTTCTTCTGGATTCACATACCTCCCAGCCTGTGACATAACCAGAACCAAACCATTCTGAAGTAATCTATTGGCACAGTTTTATTAAGTGCACTCAATTGCCACGGTTCTATATAAGTGCATCATTTGGGATgaataatttcaagattttagAGTTGGTGCATCTCAAACACAAACTGACACAGACAGCAAGGCTAAAACAAACTGAAATATGCACATGAACCCAATATTTCATTGCCATGGTTTTGATTCCCTCTAATCCTTGCATCTTCAGCAGGTGTCCATTACCCAACCCGAGCTAAGGAAACATTATCTCATATATCTTGGCCTTGACATTGTCAACCATGACTTTAATTACATGCTCAATAATCAGTCAGCCACCATCTATTTTTCCCGTTGTCAGGACCTAACATTTTGCAGTCTCATCTTAGGACAACTTCAAGGCACCGAGAAACTGTATTGACCCTAATGAAGCATCATCTCATGTATCTTGGCCTTGACATTGTCAgccataatttatattatatgctcAACTATCAGTCAACCACAGTATAGTTGTTCTATTATCAGAATCTAAAATGTTGTAATCTATGACCAGTTGCTAACAGAAACAAATTCAATGTATTCCTCAATTAGAACTTCAAGGCACCAAACACTGACCTTGACAACAAAGAAACTaaatttactctctttttttaatacaagaaactgaaataaataaataaggaaaacatcacacaacaaaacaaacattCTAAGAAAACAAGAACCAAAATTAAACATACACCACACCCACCTTAGCTTGAACTGCCTCTGTCTCCTGAACAATGAAATCCACCAAAGGACCGGAAAACCCAGGAACCAAATCCAAACTCTGATTATACAAAGCAGAATTCATAGGAAACCTTGCTCTCTccatcaaacaaaaaacaatagtaTCCTCTTGTCTTATCAAAGACTTTCTTATTGAATCAAGGGTAAACTCAGACCCAGAACCTCCTTCTGCCATtgccttgttatttttatatctattcaAAGACAAGATAACAAGAATCAGCACATGAAGAAAAGCCATTTCTTCCGAAATAACAAAAGTGAAAGGTCCACTctttaaaagttttgaattggggtctaaaaataaacattggAAACAATAGATGTGTGAtcacaaccacaaaaaaaagaaaaaaaaaaaaaagaacccttCAGTCAAGAtcagacaaaaaaagaaagaaatcaattCATTTATAGGATAACCAAGTCAGCGCTTTTTAGTGGACAaaggcctttttttttaataattcaagaaAGTAAACTGTAATGTGAAAGTCAGCTGCTAAGTATGACAATTGGGTAACTTACCTCTGGTGCGTTTTGTCTCTGTAAATTTTCTCGGCAACCAAACAGAAAGTAAACAGTACCCTCTGGCTACTTTTAATGGCAACGATGTTAGGCTGCTCTGGAGGATTGGATTGTTGGAAATCTTCGTATTAGAGGACGATATTTGGTGGATTTCAATTGGTTTAGTGACGTTTTTGCAATTTCTTAAGTCTAAAGTACCGTTTGAAAACGCGGGATAAACGCGTTTCTaaaatggttaattttttttattaaaaatttaatttttttaaaaatgttccGCGCtcccaaataaatataaaggttATGAAACTGAGCCAGACTTGACTCGCGGGTATCCAGGACCTAGACAACTTGAACTCTTGATCAAGTTTTAATTCACAAGAACCTTGTTAAATTTAGAagtgatctaatttttttatattattttaaaaaatttaaaaaatataaaattaatttataaatatttaaccttacatattttttttaatatatatttatataaaatatttcttaaataattgtttgtttttacatttcaaaagcgcttttgaaaaaaaattaattttttttttatttttttattaacttcaaattattatgtttttagtatttttaaatcattttaatgttatgatattaaaaataatttttaaaaaataaaaaaaatatcattgatatgtattttgacacgaaatattatttgaaaaaataatcacaactacacTGCCAAACAAGTCAGTCTACATCCACATTAATTGtttattaatcttttatataaaataactatatcatgttttttataatcTCTATTTACATatgttatttcaaaaaatattcatattaaatattaatattttaaatattattttttatttttttatgatgaccAAGTCAAC is a genomic window of Populus alba chromosome 18, ASM523922v2, whole genome shotgun sequence containing:
- the LOC118051123 gene encoding chorismate mutase 2, translated to MAEGGSGSEFTLDSIRKSLIRQEDTIVFCLMERARFPMNSALYNQSLDLVPGFSGPLVDFIVQETEAVQAKAGRYVNPEENPFFPDNLPPSLVPNYNYSQVLHPGGASININKAIWDMYLNQLLPLFVVAGDDGDYASTAASDLSCLQALSRRIHYGKFVAEIKFRDAPHDYEPPIRAKDADELMKLLTDERVEKMVKKRVEKKAIVFGQDVSGSNNTDNKHYKVDPSVVARLYDEWVIPLTKRVEVEYLIRRLN